One segment of Pangasianodon hypophthalmus isolate fPanHyp1 chromosome 10, fPanHyp1.pri, whole genome shotgun sequence DNA contains the following:
- the LOC113538767 gene encoding sorting nexin-14 isoform X1 codes for MALLGVCLRKVRRRLELWREVGRQYPVFCFLLVLLLLSTVLLTRYLHIIVIFWSFLAGVVTFYCSLGPETLLPNILLTIKPKKKPEQQELFPFAHSCAVCGKIKCTRHRPTLLLENYQPWLDLKVHSKVDVSLSEILELVLENFVYPWYRDITDDEAFVDDLRVTLRFVAAVLVRRAQRVDMPSLITLKLLKVAMKHIEIIAKARQKVKNSEHLQQAALEEYGPDLHVALRSRRDELLYLRKLTEMLFPYILPPKATDCRSLTLLIREVLAGSVFLPSMDYLADPDTVNHLLHIFIDNSPPEAATEPASAFVPLLQKYADVRNKKTSMLKLELMEIREQQDLLFRFMNFLKQEGAVHVLQFCLTVEEFNDKILRPELSDAEKLMLHEEVKKIYETYCLDESIDKIRFDPFIVEEIRNVAEGAYADVVKLQTMRCLFEAYEHVLSLLENVFTPMFCHSDEYFRQLLRGAESPTRSSRLGRNSVSLDDIRFSEWDYTMNLESPSISSASISPNVSSILTHPSGSNAWRTVALKNTSKRGESFGISRIGNKIKGVFKSTTMEGAMLPSYGLAEGEDDMVEEAIMVVEDDLPVEAISTPSTPRNLTAWSITIPYVDLFDDEVKKERIPVYCIDVERNDRRAVGHETEHWSVYRRYLEFYVLESKLTEFHGSFPDAQLPSKRIIGPKNYEFLTSKREEFQEYLQKLLQHPELSNSQLLADFLSPHSVESQFHDKMLPDVNLGKIIKSVPSKLIKEKGQHLEPFIQAFFNSCESPKPKPSRPELTILSPTSENNKKLFNELYKNNANRSEVTEKRHNQNYFMEMITVEGVYDYLMFLGRVVFHIPDWLHHLLMGGRILFKNTLETYTDYYLQNKLDQVFQEHRVVSLITLLRDAVFCENSEPRSLEDKQKRARKTFDEMRNYIPDFLGKCIGEEAKYEGIRLLFDGLQQPVLNKQLTYILLDVVILELFPELNKVQRETSVMAPWM; via the exons ATGGCTTTACTCGGAGTGTGTTTGCGGAAGGTGAGGCGGAGGCTGGAGCTGTGGAGAGAGGTGGGCCGCCAGTACCCTGTCTTCTGCTTTCTGCTCGTCCTCCTGCTCCTGTCTACTGTCTTACTGACTAG GTATCTTCacattattgtaattttttggTCATTCTTAGCGGGAGTGGTTACTTTTTATTGCTCCTTGGGGCCCGAGACACTGCTTCCCAATATCCTTTTAACAATTAAACCTAAGAAAAAG CCAGAGCAGCAAGAGCTGTTTCCTTTTGCCCACAGCTGTGCTGTCTGTGGGAAAATTAAATGCACAAGACACAG ACCAACATTGCTTCTTGAGAACTATCAGCCATGGTTGGATCTAAAAGTACACTCCAAGGTGGATGTGTCTCTTTCAGAG ATTCTTGAGCTCGTCCTTGAAAACTTTGTGTACCCATGGTACAG GGATATTACAGATGATGAAGCATTTGTGGATGATCTCCGAGTGACCTTGCGTTTTGTAGCTGCAGTGCTGGTCCGCCGAGCACAGAGA GTTGATATGCCATCTCTCATAACGCTCAAACTACTTAAAGTTGCCATGAAACACATTGAAATAATTGCCAAAGCAAGACAAAAAG TGAAGAACTCCGAGCATCTGCAGCAGGCTGCGTTAGAGGAGTACGGTCCTGATCTGCATGTGGCCTTGCGCAGCAGGAGGGATGAGCTGCTCTACCTACGCAAGcttactgagatgcttttcccaTATATTTTGCCTCCAAAAGCTACTGACTGCAG ATCTCTTACTCTTCTGATAAGAGAGGTTCTTGCTGGCTCTGTATTCCTTCCCTCCATGGATTACTTGGCTGATCCT gatACTGTGAACCACTTGCTGCATATTTTCATTGACAACTCTCCA CCTGAAGCTGCCACTGAACCGGCCTCGGCATTTGTCCCGCTCCTGCAGAAGTATGCAGATGTACGCAATAAAAAGACTTCA ATGTTAAAGCTAGAACTTATGGAGATTCGGGAGCAGCAGGACCTGCTGTTTCGCTTCATGAACTTCCTCAAGCAAGAAGGAGCTGTTCATGTGCTGCAGTTCTGCCTCACTGTTG AAGAGTTTAATGATAAGATCCTTCGTCCAGAGCTTtctgatgctgaaaaactgatGCTGCATGAGGAGGTGAAAAAGATATATGAAACATACTGCCTTGATGAAAGCATTGACAAAATTCGCTTTGACCCTTTCATTGTTGAGGAGATCAGAAACG TTGCAGAGGGTGCGTATGCTGACGTCGTAAAACTGCAGACTATGCGCTGTCTTTTTGAGGCCTACGAACATGTTCTTTCCTTGTTGGAGAATGTTTTTACTCCCATGTTCTGCCATAGTGATGAG tattttaggcAGCTGTTGAGGGGGGCAGAATCCCCAACCAGGAGCTCCAGACTTGGCAG AAATAGCGTGAGTTTGGATGACATCCG CTTTTCTGAGTGGGACTATACCATGAACCTAGAGTCTCCGTCCATCTCATCTGCATCTATCTCCCCTAATGTTTCATCCATTCTTACCCACCCATCTGGCTCTAATGCCTGGCGCACCGTTGCGCTTAA GAACACATCAAAGCGAGGAGAATCATTTGGCATCAGCCGCATCGGCAATAAGATTAAGGGGGTTTTCAAGAGTACCACCATGGAAGGGGCCATGCTGCCCTCTTATGGCCTAGCAGAGGGAGAGGACGATATG GTGGAGGAGGCCATCATGGTTGTGGAGGATGACTTGCCCGTGGAGGCTATCAGTACTCCAAGTACGCCTCGTAACCTGACGGCCTGGAGCATCACTATTCCCTATGTGGACTTATTTGATGATGAGGTGAAGAAGGAGAGGATTCCTGTGTATTGCATAGATGTAGAGAGAAATGACAGGAGAGCAG TGGGTCACGAGACAGAACATTGGTCTGTTTACCGAAGATACCTGGAATTTTATGTGCTTGAGTCAAAACTTACTGAATTTCATG GCTCATTCCCTGATGCACAGCTTCCATCCAAGCGGATAATTGGACCTAAAAACTATGAGTTTTTAACATCCAAGCGTGAGGAATTTCAGGAATACCTACAG aaaCTCCTGCAACACCCTGAGTTGAGCAATAGCCAGCTGCTGGCAGACTTTCTCTCCCCTCACAGCGTGGAGTCGCAGTTTCATGACAAGATGTTACCTGATGTCAATCTTG GGAAGATAATTAAATCTGTACCTAGCAAACTAATCAAAGAG AAAGGCCAGCACCTAGAACCATTTATCCAGGCTTTCTTCAACTCATGTGAGTCACCGAAACCCAAACCCAGCCGGCCAGAACTCACGATCCTCAGCCCCACTTCAGAGAACAACAAAAAG CTTTTCAATGAACTAtacaaaaacaatgcaaatcGCTCAGAGGTCACAGAGAAGAGGCACAACCAGAATTACTTTATGGAGATGATCACTGTAGAAGGAGTTTATGACTATTTAATGTTTCTAG GACGAGTGGTGTTTCATATACCTGATTGGTTACATCATCTCTTAATGGGTGGGCGCATCctgtttaaaaacacactggAGACATATACTGACTACTATCTGCAGAACAAGCTAGACCAGGTGTTTCAGGAGCATCGTGTGGTTTCACTTATCACTCTTCTCAGAG ATGCTGTATTCTGTGAGAACAGTGAACCACGCTCTTTAGAAGACAAGCAAAAAAGAGCCAGAAAAACATTTGATGAAATGAGGAATTACATTCCAG ATTTTCTTGGAAAATGTATTGGAGAGGAAGCAAAATATGAGGGGATAAGGCTTCTCTTTGACGGACTTCAGCAGCCAGTTCTTAACAAGCAG CTGACGTACATCCTGCTTGATGTAGTAATTCTGGAGCTTTTCCCTGAATTAAACAAA GTACAGAGAGAAACTTCTGTAATGGCTCCATGGATGTAG
- the LOC113538767 gene encoding sorting nexin-14 isoform X5, whose protein sequence is MCLFQRFLSSSLKTLCTHGTDDEAFVDDLRVTLRFVAAVLVRRAQRVDMPSLITLKLLKVAMKHIEIIAKARQKVKNSEHLQQAALEEYGPDLHVALRSRRDELLYLRKLTEMLFPYILPPKATDCRSLTLLIREVLAGSVFLPSMDYLADPDTVNHLLHIFIDNSPPEAATEPASAFVPLLQKYADVRNKKTSMLKLELMEIREQQDLLFRFMNFLKQEGAVHVLQFCLTVEEFNDKILRPELSDAEKLMLHEEVKKIYETYCLDESIDKIRFDPFIVEEIRNVAEGAYADVVKLQTMRCLFEAYEHVLSLLENVFTPMFCHSDEYFRQLLRGAESPTRSSRLGRNSVSLDDIRFSEWDYTMNLESPSISSASISPNVSSILTHPSGSNAWRTVALKNTSKRGESFGISRIGNKIKGVFKSTTMEGAMLPSYGLAEGEDDMVEEAIMVVEDDLPVEAISTPSTPRNLTAWSITIPYVDLFDDEVKKERIPVYCIDVERNDRRAVGHETEHWSVYRRYLEFYVLESKLTEFHGSFPDAQLPSKRIIGPKNYEFLTSKREEFQEYLQKLLQHPELSNSQLLADFLSPHSVESQFHDKMLPDVNLGKIIKSVPSKLIKEKGQHLEPFIQAFFNSCESPKPKPSRPELTILSPTSENNKKLFNELYKNNANRSEVTEKRHNQNYFMEMITVEGVYDYLMFLGRVVFHIPDWLHHLLMGGRILFKNTLETYTDYYLQNKLDQVFQEHRVVSLITLLRDAVFCENSEPRSLEDKQKRARKTFDEMRNYIPDFLGKCIGEEAKYEGIRLLFDGLQQPVLNKQLTYILLDVVILELFPELNKVQRETSVMAPWM, encoded by the exons ATGTGTCTCTTTCAGAG ATTCTTGAGCTCGTCCTTGAAAACTTTGTGTACCCATGGTACAG ATGATGAAGCATTTGTGGATGATCTCCGAGTGACCTTGCGTTTTGTAGCTGCAGTGCTGGTCCGCCGAGCACAGAGA GTTGATATGCCATCTCTCATAACGCTCAAACTACTTAAAGTTGCCATGAAACACATTGAAATAATTGCCAAAGCAAGACAAAAAG TGAAGAACTCCGAGCATCTGCAGCAGGCTGCGTTAGAGGAGTACGGTCCTGATCTGCATGTGGCCTTGCGCAGCAGGAGGGATGAGCTGCTCTACCTACGCAAGcttactgagatgcttttcccaTATATTTTGCCTCCAAAAGCTACTGACTGCAG ATCTCTTACTCTTCTGATAAGAGAGGTTCTTGCTGGCTCTGTATTCCTTCCCTCCATGGATTACTTGGCTGATCCT gatACTGTGAACCACTTGCTGCATATTTTCATTGACAACTCTCCA CCTGAAGCTGCCACTGAACCGGCCTCGGCATTTGTCCCGCTCCTGCAGAAGTATGCAGATGTACGCAATAAAAAGACTTCA ATGTTAAAGCTAGAACTTATGGAGATTCGGGAGCAGCAGGACCTGCTGTTTCGCTTCATGAACTTCCTCAAGCAAGAAGGAGCTGTTCATGTGCTGCAGTTCTGCCTCACTGTTG AAGAGTTTAATGATAAGATCCTTCGTCCAGAGCTTtctgatgctgaaaaactgatGCTGCATGAGGAGGTGAAAAAGATATATGAAACATACTGCCTTGATGAAAGCATTGACAAAATTCGCTTTGACCCTTTCATTGTTGAGGAGATCAGAAACG TTGCAGAGGGTGCGTATGCTGACGTCGTAAAACTGCAGACTATGCGCTGTCTTTTTGAGGCCTACGAACATGTTCTTTCCTTGTTGGAGAATGTTTTTACTCCCATGTTCTGCCATAGTGATGAG tattttaggcAGCTGTTGAGGGGGGCAGAATCCCCAACCAGGAGCTCCAGACTTGGCAG AAATAGCGTGAGTTTGGATGACATCCG CTTTTCTGAGTGGGACTATACCATGAACCTAGAGTCTCCGTCCATCTCATCTGCATCTATCTCCCCTAATGTTTCATCCATTCTTACCCACCCATCTGGCTCTAATGCCTGGCGCACCGTTGCGCTTAA GAACACATCAAAGCGAGGAGAATCATTTGGCATCAGCCGCATCGGCAATAAGATTAAGGGGGTTTTCAAGAGTACCACCATGGAAGGGGCCATGCTGCCCTCTTATGGCCTAGCAGAGGGAGAGGACGATATG GTGGAGGAGGCCATCATGGTTGTGGAGGATGACTTGCCCGTGGAGGCTATCAGTACTCCAAGTACGCCTCGTAACCTGACGGCCTGGAGCATCACTATTCCCTATGTGGACTTATTTGATGATGAGGTGAAGAAGGAGAGGATTCCTGTGTATTGCATAGATGTAGAGAGAAATGACAGGAGAGCAG TGGGTCACGAGACAGAACATTGGTCTGTTTACCGAAGATACCTGGAATTTTATGTGCTTGAGTCAAAACTTACTGAATTTCATG GCTCATTCCCTGATGCACAGCTTCCATCCAAGCGGATAATTGGACCTAAAAACTATGAGTTTTTAACATCCAAGCGTGAGGAATTTCAGGAATACCTACAG aaaCTCCTGCAACACCCTGAGTTGAGCAATAGCCAGCTGCTGGCAGACTTTCTCTCCCCTCACAGCGTGGAGTCGCAGTTTCATGACAAGATGTTACCTGATGTCAATCTTG GGAAGATAATTAAATCTGTACCTAGCAAACTAATCAAAGAG AAAGGCCAGCACCTAGAACCATTTATCCAGGCTTTCTTCAACTCATGTGAGTCACCGAAACCCAAACCCAGCCGGCCAGAACTCACGATCCTCAGCCCCACTTCAGAGAACAACAAAAAG CTTTTCAATGAACTAtacaaaaacaatgcaaatcGCTCAGAGGTCACAGAGAAGAGGCACAACCAGAATTACTTTATGGAGATGATCACTGTAGAAGGAGTTTATGACTATTTAATGTTTCTAG GACGAGTGGTGTTTCATATACCTGATTGGTTACATCATCTCTTAATGGGTGGGCGCATCctgtttaaaaacacactggAGACATATACTGACTACTATCTGCAGAACAAGCTAGACCAGGTGTTTCAGGAGCATCGTGTGGTTTCACTTATCACTCTTCTCAGAG ATGCTGTATTCTGTGAGAACAGTGAACCACGCTCTTTAGAAGACAAGCAAAAAAGAGCCAGAAAAACATTTGATGAAATGAGGAATTACATTCCAG ATTTTCTTGGAAAATGTATTGGAGAGGAAGCAAAATATGAGGGGATAAGGCTTCTCTTTGACGGACTTCAGCAGCCAGTTCTTAACAAGCAG CTGACGTACATCCTGCTTGATGTAGTAATTCTGGAGCTTTTCCCTGAATTAAACAAA GTACAGAGAGAAACTTCTGTAATGGCTCCATGGATGTAG